The following are encoded together in the Lathyrus oleraceus cultivar Zhongwan6 chromosome 3, CAAS_Psat_ZW6_1.0, whole genome shotgun sequence genome:
- the LOC127131434 gene encoding secreted RxLR effector protein 161-like: MESCNPASTPMELGTKLSIFDGGERVEAGKYRSLVGSLRYLTCTRPDISLSVGIVSRFMEEPVYTHWKALKRILRYIQGTMSLGMFYSKSDKYKLVGYSDSDWCRDIDDRKSTSGYVFFMGNTAFTWLSKKQPIVTLSKCEAEYVAASWCVCHSIWLRRLMSKMELEQKGATIIQVDNRLAFELAKNPVNHERSKHIDVRFHFIREHVKEGNVELKHVASFINKLMERFGRSRDSGQINSIY; this comes from the exons ATGGAAAGCTGTAATCCGGCTTCGACGCCAATGGAACTAGGAACAAAGTTGTCGATATTTGATGGAGGAGAACGTGTCGAAGCAGGAAAATATCGAAGTTTGGTAGGAAGTCTTCGCTATCTCACATGTACAAGACCAGATATTTCATTGAGTGTAGGCATTGTAAGTCGATTCATGGAGGAGCCAGTTTACACACATTGGAAAGCATTGAAGCGAATTCTAAGGTACATTCAAGGAACAATGTCACTTGGGATGTTTTACTCGAAGTCAGACAAATACAAGTTGGTTGGTTACTCTGACAGTGATTGGTGCCGAGACATAGACGatcgaaaaagcacttctggataTGTGTTCTTCATGGGAAATACTGCATTCACTTGGCTTTCTAAAAAGCAGCCAATAGTAACACTTTCGAAATGTGAAGCAGAATATGTAGCAGCATCCTGGTGCGTTTGTCATTCAATATGGCTCAGAAGATTGATGAGTAAAATGGAGCTAGAACAGAAAGGTGCAACAATAATACAAGTTGACAATAGGTTAGCATTTGAGTTAGCAAAGAATCCAGTAAACCATGAAAGGAGCAAACACATTGACGTTCGCTTCCACTTCATTCGAGAACACGTGAAGGAAGGAAATGTCGAATTGAAGCATGTAGCAA GTTTTATTAATAAGTTAATGGAGAGATTTGGAAGGTCAAGAGACAGTGGCCAaattaatagtatttactaa